The segment ttttgtttcatgtttggacaaatttgaatattgttgttcatttggaaatggaatggtTATTCTTCATCTAAATTCAAATCTTATTGGTACGGTAGTCTAACAGACAAactatataaattgaatataaaggCCACTATATGGTATCGAAAGTTTGATcaggtgattacttcatttggttttaaagagaataccgttgatcaatgcatataccttaagttcagtgggagcaaattcattatcttggtgttatatgttgatgatattctacttgcaagtagtgatgtgggacttttgcatgaaaccaagcgatttctgtctagtaaatttgacatgaaggatcttggtaatgcatcttttgtgcTAGGTATACAGATCCATAGGGATCGTTCAAGAGGTATACTTGAATTATCACAAAAGGCCTACATCGATAAGGTGTtgagtagatttggcatgagcaattgtgcACCAGGAGACACGCCTGTAGCAAAAGGCGATAAGtttagtttgcaccaatgtccgaaaaatgaacttgagaagaaagATATGGAGAGATTTCCCTATGCCTCGGTagtaggaagtctcatgtatgcacaagtttgtacgcgtccggatattgcgtatattgttggaatgttaggtagatatttaagtaacccaggtatggatcattggaaaaaggcaaaacgggttatgcggtatttacaaagaactaaagattacATGCTCACATACCGTAGATCAAGTCACTTAAAGATCGTGGGATATTCGGACTCCGATTTCGCAGGATGTCTTGACAGTAGGAGATCCACTTCAGGCTACATTTTCATGTTAGCTGGAGgagcagtttcatggaaaagtgttaaacaaacacttattgcttcttccaccatggaGGCAGAATTCATAACCTGCTACGAagcatcaaaccatgggatatggctgCGGAATTTTGTCACTCAATTACGAATCATTGATGAgattgagaaaccattgagaatcaactgtgataataaggccgtagaattatattctaagaacaaccgaagttcgtcaaagtccaaacacattgacatcaagttcttggttgtgaaagaaagagttcagattcttcaagtatcgattgaacacataagcacaaactccatgattgcggatctgctcactaagggtttgccacccaaagtatatcatgagcatgtcacacatatgggtgttgAACACATTGATGCTATTCACctcttcaatttgttttctGTTCGTTcaagagtatgggccacctatgtgtagagcccaaacGCCATCACGAGTCTTGGATAATGGGCCTAAGAcccgtgaggcccaatagcccaatgggtatggtccataaggcaggagggtataaaaggtCAAGGTTCTGTTCATTTTGGATATCACATTTTTGAATAGAACAGAACCCTAATCTCTCCCGCTCCCATTGCCTGAGAGAATCCAAAGAAAGGTGGTGCCCTCCatagccttagaagatccataccgTCATCAAACGCACAATGGACTCAGGTTAGTTTGGATTCTATATGGTAGCAATCCGCAAAACCTTCAGGCATGATTTCTTTGTATGGTTTAACATGAGATTCCTGACAGAGTTTCCTTTGtgttaataatgataatgaactTCAACAAGCTTATTGACAACAAAAGGTTTTTATTACAAAGGAATTAAAGGAGAGAGATTACAAAAAAGCTAAGAATCATTAATCGAATAGGCCTCTATCTCGCTTTGATCATCTTTACCTTGTGATGAACTTCATGACtctatttatatagaattttgaCGAACTTGATACTTGTTGAAATCTATGGACTtagaaatttattgaaatttataaaattatttgagtagACTACTTGTTTTTGCAAATGGTTGATGGAGATTCTTCGGTATCAAGAATTTCTATGGCATGCTTCACATATGGTTTTTCACACATTTCACTTTCTTAAAAGATTATTCTCGAGACATTTTGAAACACATAGTGGAGGAGACacctttttttctcattttttgtgaCTAAATAATAATTGGTACTATTTGCATTACTTTCTTTccattcaaatattttgttatcaaaatattcttattatacCATTTATTTCCATTCATATTTctcaattaaaaatagaaaaccatttCGAAATCATAGGACCAACAAACTCTTCATCTTGTCAAAGAGTGAAATTTATTAgactaatgaaaatttttgctaagcttaaaaacaattttattttattttttatttaaaaaacttactctaaaaattaacataatctaatataaattgtattaaaaataactaaaacgGATTTGGGTTAGGGAGCCCTACCCCAAACGGAGCAAACCAAGCCCAACCCACTGCCCAAGCCCATGATAACGGAGTTGGGTTGGGCGAGTGGGTAAAAATAGgatttaaaaacagaaaaaaaaaaaaaacaaaaaacaaataacataagAAAAACAGGGGTTCCAGAAACATCACGATATCAAAAGAATCAACGGCTAAAAGAAAAACACGTACATTGCAGTGGTAAGAATGGTAGAGGAACACTACTCTTTCTCGGACTCCTACCCTATATAAAGAATCGCTAGGGCACCTCCATCACTCGTCTTCCATCACAACACCAGAAACCAAAACCCTAACAacctttcttctctctcttcattTCACCATAGCCGATTCTTAATCATCAGTCTTCTCCGATTCGATCAGGTATCTCATTTAAGTTTAGGGTTGCTTTCTTCGatctaaggtttttttttttttttttttcctttgtatttttcgTCCGTTTAATAATCGATCGTATTTTCTAATCGTAgatcttgctttttttttttctttttttttgttcagatttaaatatgttgttttttttttgacgATAAATGTTTAACATGTGAAATGTTAATtgccttttttaaaaaaattattttccctcTCCAATGAGGATTTTGTTTCTGAAAAtcgttttgtatttttatttttgtttatatctgAATCTTTTCCTGGAAAATATTAAGATTCTCCTAGAAAGAGATTATACGGTTCTTTGAACAGCTTCCGCTGATATTGGAATTTGATAAGGAAAGATTCAGATTCTCGGAGAAAgaaattatttggttttttgaaCAGCTTCCATTATTATCggaattgattcttttttatttaagcaTTTTAATTTACTGAGCCAGTTTAAAATTCGTggtaaagaaaaaatagtttgATTTCTAATCTTCCTTGTTCTCGATTTTATGTTTACTTAGGCGTTTTGTAGCCAAAACTAATTAAGATTCTTCTATTTTTGTGCATTGTGGGGTTACATTTGGTACCTTAAGGTTGATTATTCTATATGACACtgcataatttattattgttgcTGAACCTATTGGTTGCTTTCTTATTTTTGCTTGTGTTGGGAAGAAGATTCTTTGCCAAGTTTTATTCTTGTTTGCCGATTGCCCAATGGCATGTATGATTTGGAGATTCACATGCAGTTATTTATGTCTCTCTACCTGTCCCAATGATATTTAGTTGCTGTAGTACTCAGGTTGTAAACATTGATACAAATGAATGTTGAATTTTCTACTATAGATGACtccttttttgtgttttttaatgTTTCCTTTAACATTATTATATATACCATAGGTGGTGATCCATACAACATGTGTACATCcacaataaaaatttattaaaatataagagaTTAAATGGGAGTTTTGATGGGAGTTTCTGATAGATGTTGAGTTTCAACATGGGATGTGAGAGTTGTACATGCCATTAATTTCAATGAGACTTCTATGGAcatgtcttttttatttaattttctcaagGCTAAAAAGTTAACCTgatcccttttttatttatttaatttaacttttttggACTCTAAATCCACATCACATGTTTTTGAAATACTTTCCAAATTGCAGAGAGTTGTAACTCTAAATTAACTTATTGTCTCGGATTTGTTCACGTTTGTGTTTTTTTTGGTGTTATTTAGTACTGCTATGGTAACAAATTCATCTGAGTTGCAGCTGAAAGTTTTCATATTATTCCTTGTCAATCATTTACAAATATGAAATTGAAGATGAATTCTGTGGTTTGTTGTGTGGAATGACTTGCTTTAGGATCTGTATGAGCAGGTTGTGAACGTTCTAAGGGCCCTGTCCTGAACAAGGGTAGGGCCAATTCCTGGCCAAGAATGTAGCCCATTACAGCAGGCCAtgcctattattattattattattatttttttaatatcaatgtTATAGAATCTCAATTTGTGGCGGCAAGAAACACTGATATTtagtaatttctttttataagatGTAAAACATAACTTGTAATTGTAAATTATAAACTGTGAAGTTCAATATATCTTTCAAAGTTCAATAGTATAAGCTATGTACGTTAATACCCCTATATGTAATGATAATTCATTTAGATATATGCTTACaaggtttaatatttttaaatttgtgtgAATTTATGAGCATTCAGAGCCAGACTTCAGCCTAGAGCTGGGCTTGGAATTGGGTTGTAGGTTGTTGAGTGATTTGTAAAAGGTTGAGTTGGAGTATACCTTCTTTACTATAAAGTTAGTTGTAGTATTGTAATAAACTCTGAATGAGGTTGTGGGGAATTAAtggaatatttttcttttcttttatcttcatAATAGTCATTTCATTATTCATTTGGAGGGTTATCATTTGCTAACAATTTGGACTATTTTTCCTGGGTTTGTATGACCTAACTCTGAATATTTTTGTTGATTCAGGTAGCTTTGCGGGTTCATCTGCTATTTGCAGATTTCCAAGTTAAAGAGTGTCCACAGTGAAGTTTCTTTTATGTCCGAACAGGCCATTCTCTATTTGGGATCGATTGGGTTGCTTGGAGAGTATTGTCCTTCGGCAAGAAAAAAGAACAGACCCTTGTTAGACAGGCTTGACTGTATGCATATCGGTCCATTTCAGAAATACAGAGTGTGTCGTGGTTGCAGCTGGATGCAACCTTCCCTAGCTAGAGACAGTCAGTCTTCCTGTGTCAACCATACTGCTGCCAACATACTGAATTCAGCATTTGCGCCCTGCTGATATTTAGTCCTTTTTTCTGGTCTCTTTATTCTGAAGCAAAGATGGCTTTGCAGAATATAGGTGCTGGGAATAGGGATGATGCCTTCTACAGGTATAAGATGCCCAAAATGGTTACCAAAATAGAGGGTCGGGGAAATGGCATCAAGACAAATGTGGTCAACATGGTAGATATTGCAAAAGCATTGGCTAGGCCGGCCTCTTACACTACAAAGTATTTTGGTTGTGAGCTTGGAGCCCAATCTAAATTTGATGAGAAAACTGGAGTTTCTCTTGTTAATGGGGCCCATGACACCCCTAAACTTGCTGGCCTTCTTGAGAACTTCATTAAGAAGTATGTCCAGTGTTATGGCTGTGGAAACCCAGAGACTGAGATACTTATTACAAAAACTCAGATGATTCAACTGAAGTGTGCTGCGTGTGGTTTCGTGTCTGATGTGGATATGAGGGATAAACTCACGACATTCATCTTGAAGAATCCGCCTGAGCAAAAGAAGGGATCAAAAGACAAGAAGGCCATGAGGAGGGCTGAGAAAGAGAGATTGAAGGAAGGTGAGGCTGCTGATGAAGAGCTGAGGAAGCTGAAGAAAGAGGTGAAGAAGAAGGGGTCTTCCACTTCCAAGGATGGCCCCACAAAATCTCTCTCTTCCAAGAAGAAAGCTAATGGTTCTGATGAGGATCGCACATCACCACCTCGAAGTCAGGTTGATGAAAAGGAAGAGGCTGATTATGAAGATGACGATGATGATGTTCAGTGGCAAACTGATACATCACTGGAGGCAGCTCGTCAACGGATCCAGGAGCAATTGAGTGCTGCAACTGCTGAGATGGTTATGCTATCTACGGATGaaccagaaaagaaaataaagccAGTAAATAATAAAGCAAATGGTAGTCCAAAATGTGCTTCTCCTCCACCCGAAGAAAAACCCAAGGCTGAGAATGGGAGTTCAGAAGAATCTAACCATGAAAGGCTGGTTGAAGAGGTGAAAGCAAATCTGAAGAAAGGGGTTGGTGCAAAGCAATTGCAGTCCATTTTGGCATCACTGACTGGCTCTGGCCAGGAAAAAATGACGACCCTGTTTGAGGCCCTGTTTGAGGGTGTTGAGAAAGGATTTGCAAAGGAagtggagaagaagaagagctaCCTTGCTTCAACTATTGCAGGGGATGAGGGGTCGCAGTTGCTGTTGCTTCGTGCTATTGAGGCATTCTGTGGGAAGTCGAGGCCAAGTGCATTGAAAGAAGTGGCATTGGTTTTGAAGGGTCTGTATGATGGAGATGTGTTGGAGGAGGAGTACATAGTGCAGTGGTATGAAGAAGGGGTGTCAGGAGCCAACAAGAAGTCTCAGATCTGGAAGAATGCCCAACCTTTCATCACTTGGATCCAGAGTGCGGAGTCTGAATCTGAGGAGGAATGATAAAAAGTGTGTTTTGAATGCAGCAGGGGTGTGGTGTCCTTTGTCTGGAATGGAATAAAAATGTGTGTTGGGTCGGTGTGTAACAGTTATTTAGGAAGAGGTGGAGACGGTAAGAGGGTTATTTTGGGGGTGTCTTATAATTTGCAGAACATGAAGTTTTAGATGCTTTTTTATACAATTCTGCTATGTTATAATCTTTGTTTGTGGTTGTTGGGTTACATACATGGGAATcacaaaaccaaagaaaatcacACAAAACCTCACATAGGTAGAATAAAACCAAAGAAATAACAGAAACTTTAACAAAAGGCATGGGCATGGGCAAAATCAACTGGAGTAATATACATGTATGTATGCTTGATTCATTCGTCCTTCCTTCCACATTCATAGATACATGTCCCATTAAACATTTACTCATAATTTACAGAAGTGTAGTCCGACTATTAACTTGGTAATTTTACAACTGATTCTCCAACATTACAAGGAAGCCCTCCAAATAACCTATCGGATTTGGATGATGCGTGGCTGGGGCTGTAGTCTTggcatttcattttcttcatctgATGCTAAGTTACGAGCATCCTGGTGCATAGTTAATTGGAAACAAATCACTACATGAGAACAGTAAATGCAtgttatatttaacaataacTCAGTAGGAAAGCTATGCAGCAGAGTGTTCTCTTGGAGATGTTAAAACAGAATCTTCTAAGGTTCCAAAAAAAGATAAAGGGGCAATGCTTATTAGACATTTGAGGATTTAAGGATTTGGGAAAAGCCATTTTCCAACTGGCCAATCATTGCTGTTTATGAAAGAGTTTGGAAGGATTGGCTAACCACACACTCTCTTGTGGAAAGTTGAAGGGTGGTCTTTGGCAATTTTTGTGATCTCTCTTTGACATCTCTTGGGTACTCCATTCATGATGGTTTTGTGAGCAAAAATGAAAGGAAGATTTAGAAAACAGTCCCTTTTGCTTGTTTTGAATATTTTGGCAAGAAATGAACAGAATATTTAAAGCTAAGGTGGCTCAAGGACTCGCTCACCAGTATATTCAAACTTGGCCCTGCATCCTTATTTGTTAGATTTTATTTGATTGGTTGTGTTAGTGGGAGAGTGCGAGATTTAGTGCATGTCCGAGGTGGGCACTGTATCCTTATTTTTGTAGTATTGGTATCCTTTCTATACAtcccaaagaaaagaaaagaaaaaagtaatcCTCTCCCTAGTCTCCCTTGTGCAGACATTCCTGGGGAAGAAGTGCGAAAATTTAAACTTTACTGACCTGTTGGTGTCGCCGACGTTGAAAGGCGGTACATGCTTTAACCATGATATAGACAGGCAACAGAATCCCAATGGCTCTCAACATCAACAACTGCAAGATAAAGCAAATCAATATGTTCCTTCaacttttattatattaggACACCATCATTCTCTTTCTAGAAACAAAAAACTACACAAACCACCCTCACCGTAAACAGTGTAAACGAGTATTCACCAGCCCCACTAATTATGATTGGCAAGGTATGCCGCAAAACCAGGAGGATCATGAACTGCAAATACACACAGAAGAGACAAAATGCCGGTCAAAACTTCACAATCTCTAACAAACTTTCATTTAAGAGGCATCTGCGATACAACACTGGATGATAGAAGGTTTTAAACTGCATTATGAACCGAGAAAAACACTTCCTTGGTTTTCCACAATCTCTCTTAAGTTCTGTGACAGATAAATCTGAGTACTTGGGGCAAATTACAGGTCCTAGGTTTAGATGGACAGTCCATCCCCTTCCATGAAGATACCATTATTGTACTTCCATCACTTGATGAGTGCcaacaagggaaaaaaatccCCTCATGTACTATAGAAACACCCATACCTAGTGGCAATATCCTACACAGCCAATCTAATCTTGAGTGTTAAAATTTAGCAGCTGAGAAGGCCCCATTATTTAGCCACTCCAGCAACTTAAAGTGGAAGACATGTGGCAAAATGTGGCCTTCTTTTATCTAAATTAGACACACCCACTCACCCACCCAAAGAGAGAGAATTTACAATTATAGCAACTATCCGGCAGCATATCACACTTCTTGAATTGGGAGCTGGATACTCATCAATGTCAGTATCCAGAAAATTCCGGTCACTAGCAACCATTGCTATAAAGCGAGGGTGATTTGCATCTCTCCTGGAAACCTCCCAATTTCCCCTGAAATAATCCCCAGATAGTTTaactattgatatttttatataaatttcagtCATAAATGTAAACATCTCATAGGAAGAAGCTTGTCCGGTGAGAGTTAAAAAAATACCTGAAATTCATTGGAATACCGCCATAATGAAACAGAGGGGGTGGTGCTGTATAATTTGGCCTGAATTGCTGCAACCTCACAAATATTCAACATAAATAGAAGTACTATCTCCTGATTtggcaggaaaaaaaaatacaacaggaggaagaaacaaaaagatAGGCTTGGGGCCATCAATCAAAACTTGGAGCATATAATTAAAGCCAAAACCATTACAAATAAGGAGTTAAAAATAGACTAGAGATGAGAAGCACGCATTAGAAATCAACGTCAGACCTGGTGGCAGATCTCACATGTGGTGTTCCCCTTTTCATTACACCAACGTTGAACACATCCACGGTGAGCATACTGCAccaatcaagaaattaataCATGATACCAATTTCATTGGAACCATCAAAATGCCAGTGAATAAGGAGCaggaaaaagaatatatatgcatatacaGATAAAAGAGCAATTAAACTTTTTCTCCAATAGGTAATTGAGCTTAATAAGATTATAAAACCAAGTGAAGTTACACATGGCATGTCATCGTTAATGCCTTAATGAGTGTTGTGCACAAGAAAATTTCTCGATATCAAGGTAAGACTATCTAGAACTGAAACCCTTATTTTTCACACTTCTATTACTAGACATGTTAATCTGAAGCATGATGCCTAGTCTGCTTGATAGTAAAGTTAGTTGCTCAAAACTCAAACTTCGAAAGGTTGTATGATTGCCATTAGAAAAACTAAGGCTTTTAAGGACCACCAATATTTGAATGGTTTTAATTGACATATTTCCAAGAGCCGAACTATAAGAACTCACATAAGTTGTGGAAACATGTCATGCTCTCACCATACATACTTCTCCTCTCAGACATCCAAAGCCCCCCCACACTCTGTTTTATGGATTTCACACACTTGACAGATATAGATGCtttcaaattttggaattttggaagcAACATCTATGCAAGCTCAGTTCACcagccttttttcttttaacttttcaatGCTCTACTTCAACCCATAGTAAGATCGAAAGGAATCAATTTCACAAATCTTCTTCAACATTGCTTTAAGAAGGGAACTCCAAAACATAAAGAATGAATTGGTTCTCCAGGTAGATGTAGCTTCCAAATGCATCCCATGACAGATATCAGTTATACAAGTAACTAAGAAATGATACTGGCCTCAAGTAGTGGAGACTTAAGGTTTGCTCAGTTGAGTTCTACATGCAATTAAGAAATGTGAATAATGTTGAATACAAGTCATAACACTTTGAACATCTTATATGGTAGATTCTTATTTGGAGAAGGTCAGCCATAC is part of the Vitis riparia cultivar Riparia Gloire de Montpellier isolate 1030 chromosome 17, EGFV_Vit.rip_1.0, whole genome shotgun sequence genome and harbors:
- the LOC117904412 gene encoding eukaryotic translation initiation factor 5-like — translated: MALQNIGAGNRDDAFYRYKMPKMVTKIEGRGNGIKTNVVNMVDIAKALARPASYTTKYFGCELGAQSKFDEKTGVSLVNGAHDTPKLAGLLENFIKKYVQCYGCGNPETEILITKTQMIQLKCAACGFVSDVDMRDKLTTFILKNPPEQKKGSKDKKAMRRAEKERLKEGEAADEELRKLKKEVKKKGSSTSKDGPTKSLSSKKKANGSDEDRTSPPRSQVDEKEEADYEDDDDDVQWQTDTSLEAARQRIQEQLSAATAEMVMLSTDEPEKKIKPVNNKANGSPKCASPPPEEKPKAENGSSEESNHERLVEEVKANLKKGVGAKQLQSILASLTGSGQEKMTTLFEALFEGVEKGFAKEVEKKKSYLASTIAGDEGSQLLLLRAIEAFCGKSRPSALKEVALVLKGLYDGDVLEEEYIVQWYEEGVSGANKKSQIWKNAQPFITWIQSAESESEEE
- the LOC117904413 gene encoding uncharacterized protein LOC117904413 isoform X2, with the protein product MDVDIGPSQRILVQCRICHDEDEDSNMEVPCSCAGSLKYAHRGCVQRWCNEKGNTTCEICHQQFRPNYTAPPPLFHYGGIPMNFRGNWEVSRRDANHPRFIAMVASDRNFLDTDIDEYPAPNSRSVICCRIVAIIFMILLVLRHTLPIIISGAGEYSFTLFTLLMLRAIGILLPVYIMVKACTAFQRRRHQQDARNLASDEENEMPRLQPQPRIIQIR
- the LOC117904413 gene encoding uncharacterized protein LOC117904413 isoform X1 yields the protein MGDHFVLLVDRLLTESTLEAAIESKNQWQHTTPCGSEDMMTNFSAHRMDVDIGPSQRILVQCRICHDEDEDSNMEVPCSCAGSLKYAHRGCVQRWCNEKGNTTCEICHQQFRPNYTAPPPLFHYGGIPMNFRGNWEVSRRDANHPRFIAMVASDRNFLDTDIDEYPAPNSRSVICCRIVAIIFMILLVLRHTLPIIISGAGEYSFTLFTLLMLRAIGILLPVYIMVKACTAFQRRRHQQDARNLASDEENEMPRLQPQPRIIQIR